The proteins below come from a single Streptomyces sp. M92 genomic window:
- a CDS encoding Lrp/AsnC family transcriptional regulator codes for MASEQMAERPDDAAGPEDSAAPPPPRPLDAIDQDILRMLQADGRASIRSVAERVHVSRANAYARINRLVEDGVIRGFGARVDHERAGHGTSAYITLKIVQNSWRTVRAQLRQLPGASHIALVGGDFDVLLLVHTPDNRALRELVLTRLQAIPEVLSTRTLLVFETEDLEPQG; via the coding sequence ATGGCATCTGAACAAATGGCCGAACGCCCGGACGACGCCGCCGGTCCCGAGGACTCCGCGGCCCCGCCGCCCCCGCGCCCGCTGGACGCCATCGATCAGGACATCCTGCGCATGCTCCAGGCGGACGGCCGCGCCTCGATACGCTCGGTCGCCGAACGGGTCCACGTCTCCCGCGCGAACGCCTACGCCCGCATCAACCGGCTCGTCGAGGACGGCGTCATCCGCGGCTTCGGCGCCCGCGTCGACCACGAACGGGCCGGGCACGGCACGTCGGCGTACATCACCCTGAAGATCGTCCAGAACTCCTGGCGCACCGTCCGCGCACAGCTGCGGCAGCTCCCCGGGGCCTCGCACATCGCCCTGGTGGGCGGCGACTTCGACGTCCTGCTCCTGGTCCACACCCCCGACAACCGGGCCCTGCGCGAGCTGGTACTCACCCGCCTCCAGGCCATCCCCGAGGTGCTCAGCACCCGCACCCTGCTGGTGTTCGAGACCGAGGACCTGGAGCCGCAGGGCTGA
- the pdhA gene encoding pyruvate dehydrogenase (acetyl-transferring) E1 component subunit alpha yields MTVMEQRGAYRPTPPPAWQPRTDPAPLLPDAEPYRVLGTKAAEQADPGLLRTLYARLVHGRRYNAQATALTKQGRLAVYPSSTGQEACEVAAALALQERDWLFPSYRDTLAVVARGVDPVEALTLLRGDWHTGYDPREHRVAPLSTPLATQLPHAVGLAHAARLRGDDVVALAMVGDGGTSEGDFHEALNFAAVWRAPVVFLVQNNGFAISVPLAKQTAAPSLAHKAVGYGMPGRLVDGNDAVAVHEVLSDAVRHARAGGGPTLVEAITYRVEAHTNADDATRYRGDAEVEAWRRHDPVELLERELTERGLLDEDGVAAAREEAETMAADLRARMNQDPALDPMDLFAHVYAEPTGQLREQRDLLRAELAAEAEAETGSASGSVSGASEGGQR; encoded by the coding sequence ATGACGGTCATGGAGCAGCGGGGCGCGTACCGGCCCACACCGCCGCCCGCCTGGCAGCCCCGTACCGACCCCGCGCCGCTGCTGCCCGACGCGGAGCCGTACCGCGTCCTCGGCACGAAGGCCGCCGAGCAGGCCGACCCCGGACTGCTGCGCACCCTGTACGCCCGGCTGGTCCACGGCCGCCGCTACAACGCGCAGGCCACGGCGCTGACCAAGCAGGGCCGGCTGGCCGTCTACCCCTCCAGCACCGGCCAGGAGGCCTGCGAGGTCGCCGCCGCGCTGGCCCTTCAGGAGCGCGACTGGCTCTTCCCCAGCTACCGCGACACCCTCGCCGTCGTCGCCCGCGGCGTCGACCCCGTCGAGGCCCTCACCCTGCTGCGCGGCGACTGGCACACCGGCTACGACCCCCGCGAGCACCGGGTCGCCCCCCTGTCCACGCCGCTCGCCACCCAGCTCCCGCACGCCGTGGGCCTCGCGCACGCCGCCCGGCTGAGGGGCGACGACGTGGTCGCCCTCGCCATGGTCGGCGACGGCGGCACCAGCGAGGGCGACTTCCACGAGGCGCTGAACTTCGCCGCCGTCTGGCGGGCGCCGGTCGTCTTCCTCGTGCAGAACAACGGCTTCGCGATCTCCGTGCCGCTCGCCAAGCAGACCGCCGCCCCGTCGCTGGCCCACAAGGCCGTCGGCTACGGAATGCCCGGCCGCCTGGTCGACGGCAACGACGCCGTCGCCGTGCACGAGGTCCTTTCCGACGCCGTCCGGCACGCCCGCGCGGGCGGCGGCCCCACGCTGGTCGAGGCGATCACGTACCGCGTGGAGGCCCACACCAACGCCGACGACGCCACGCGCTACCGGGGGGACGCCGAGGTCGAGGCCTGGCGCCGGCACGACCCGGTCGAGCTGCTGGAGCGGGAGCTGACCGAGCGCGGCCTGCTGGACGAGGACGGCGTCGCGGCCGCCCGCGAGGAGGCCGAGACCATGGCCGCCGACCTGCGCGCCCGCATGAACCAGGACCCGGCCCTCGATCCCATGGACCTGTTCGCCCACGTCTACGCCGAGCCCACCGGGCAGCTGCGCGAGCAGCGGGACCTGCTGCGCGCCGAGCTGGCGGCGGAGGCCGAGGCGGAGACCGGTTCCGCGTCCGGTTCCGTGTCCGGGGCATCCGAAGGGGGACAGCGATGA